Proteins from a genomic interval of Medicago truncatula cultivar Jemalong A17 chromosome 3, MtrunA17r5.0-ANR, whole genome shotgun sequence:
- the LOC25491095 gene encoding uncharacterized protein isoform X2 yields the protein MLQWMGGSRRKVTASRMSTQKRQKQYFEQRKRQQQNVHMMGSDNHGESSGSGQLYKEHQSLDILNLLNLSQYAKECNSVGQKGREDGDVFAAMPGSVSKNQPRISTKVEITVNTRGYEEEKTGAPLYGQIETSPKKVLPSAPDHQNTAFDGPPSHWRTTDQYSDLSVIDLLCDDGHNPAEEKPPTCEDHVSFSLEGLGKVGIETPTHSPQQRARTTYRHSPFLKDGRKTKLQNLSHVLDDIELEVDTMMQDIGVSPISSTFPSNKSKQSSTIIEDHKYFYDHTDKNGPSISKEFFHKSEDNENNEDTWNGFIFPDEKFNKGIGYDTSYENTFQMDRRSPELLKRGAFKMESFGFEDLLPAKWPSSTARKDINMGEPLASFSMDELEDDFNFCGASRTRSYGNFNAKNLIPEDVRDSSSLLSEESSSATAGRGEYVVHSPSIVTGENRRKHKKVFASPKHKYSTDEDKNRSRSNPSKRKPPHYSNSILQEEIGAQNSWQFEEIYASVDRSSVTTSFYQDLEANFSVFGCKTRPEDPFSVFTTPGYKASPSFGGSKNSASMADSPPPSFTSEKFAFDCSTPLPSFPSSPTGPSLSSDFQFKEGPQDNGGFHCETSSNDMSVQGSATKGERHVKLKKDRHNFFEQEDTFMGDNELSSEKKMEVDAPASDNHAQESEGTADTKPKTTECNETSDSPVHVEEISSSLKIPDKHEESQEDNRKSNCDAETETPLKCKITNEEMKISPPEGRNRVNGKHINNQIFVSSGKVMFESYVFHLRVQKVLNGACTTSRRNNTFIGPGSSHIISHHI from the exons ATGTTGCAATGGATGGGAGGATCAAGACGGAAAGTTACTGCT TCCAGGATGTCTACACAGAAGAG GCAGAAGCAATACTTTGAACAAAGGAAGCGACAACAACAAAATGTTCATATGATGGGGTCAGATAACCATGGTGAAAGTTCAGGCAGTGGACAACTCTACAAAGAACACCAGTCTCTGGACATTCTTAATTTGCTAAACTTATCACAGTATGCAAAGGAATGCAATTCTGTTGGCCAGAAGG GGAGGGAAGATGGAGATGTCTTTGCTGCAATGCCAGGAAGTGTCTCCAAAAATCAGCCAAGAATATCTACCAAAGTGGAGATTACTGTAAATACTCGCGgatatgaagaagaaa AAACAGGAGCACCTTTATACGGCCAGATTGAAACATCACCAAAGAA GGTTTTACCAAGTGCTCCTGATCACCAGAATACTGCTTTTGATGGACCGCCCAGCCATTGGAGGACAACTGATCAAT acTCAGATTTATCTGTCATTGATCTGCTTTGTGACGATGGGCATAATCCTGCTGAGGAAAAGCCTCCAACCTGTGAAGATCATGTTTCTTTTTCCCTTGAAG GCTTGGGTAAAGTTGGAATAGAGACACCAACCCATTCGCCACAACAACGGGCTAG AACTACATACAGACACTCTCCGTTTCTGAAGGATGGACGGAAGACAAAGTTACAGAACCTTAGCCACGTGCTGGATGACATTGAACTTGAAGTG GATACAATGATGCAAGATATCGGGGTTTCGCCTATCAGTTCAACTTTCCCATCTAACAAATCAAAGCAAAGTTCAACAATTATTGAAGaccacaaatatttttatgaccACACGGACAAAAATGGCCCCTCCATTAGTAAAGAGTTCTTCCACAAATCCGAAGATAATGAAAACAATGAAGACACGTGGAATG GGTTTATCTTCCCTGATGAGAAATTTAACAAAGGGATAGGATATGATACCTCATATGAGAATACTTTTCAAATGGATCGTAGATCTCCTGAATTATTGAAAAGAGGGGCCTTCAAAATGGAAAGTTTTGGTTTTGAAGACCTCCTTCCGGCGAAATG GCCTTCATCAACAGCTAGGAAAGATATCAACATGGGCG aGCCATTGGCTTCATTTTCGATGGACGAATTAGAGGATGATTTTAATTTCTGTGGTGCCAGTAGGACAAG ATCATATGGGAACTTCAACGCAAAAAATTTAATTCCTGAAGATGTAAGAGACAGTTCGAGCTTGTTGAG CGAAGAGTCAAGCTCAGCCACTGctg GGAGGGGTGAGTACGTCGTGCATTCACCATCAATAGTGACAGGAGAGAAcagaagaaaacataaaaaggtTTTCGCAAGCCCCAAGCATAAGTACAGCACGGACGAAGATAAGAACAGAAGTCGGTCAAATCCATCAAAGCGAAAACCTCCTCATTACTCAAACTCTATTCTCCAAGAAGAGATTGGTGCACAAAATAGCTGGCAGTTTGAGGAAATATATGCTTCTGTTGATAGAAGTTCTGTTACCACTTCATTCTATCAAGATTTAGAGGCAAATTTTTCAGTCTTCGGCTGCAAGACTAGACCTGAAGATCCTTTTAGCGTCTTTACTACCCCTGGATACAAGGCTAGTCCTTCCTTTGGTGGATCTAAAAATTCTGCCAGTATGGCAGATTCACCTCCTCCCAGTTTTACCTCGGAAAAGTTTGCATTTGATTGTTCAACTCCACTCCCGAGTTTCCCATCCTCGCCGACCGGGCCAAGTTTATCTTCAGATTTTCAGTTCAAAGAAGGGCCTCAAGACAATGGTGGTTTTCATTGTGAGACTTCATCTAATGATATGTCAGTACAGGGAAGTGCGACCAAAGGGGAGAGACAtgtgaaattgaaaaaagacAGACACAATTTTTTTGAGCAAGAAGATACTTTCATGGGAGATAATGAATTATCCTCAGAAAAGAAAATGGAAGTAGATGCTCCAGCTTCCGATAATCATGCGCAAGAAAGTGAAGGCACAGCAGACACAAAACCTAAGACAACAGAGTGTAACGAAACGTCTGATTCTCCTGTTCATGTGGAGGAGATATCCTCCTCACTGAAGATACCTGACAAACATGAAGAAAGCCAGGAAGATAACAGAAA GAGCAATTGTGATGCTGAAACAGAAACTCCCCTTAAATGTAAAATTACAAACGAAG AAATGAAAATTAGTCCACCTGAAGGAAGAAACAGAGTGAATGGAAAACATATTAACAATCAAATTTTCGTGTCGTCGGGTAAGGTGATGTTTGAAAGCTACGTCTTTCATCTGCGTGTTCAGAAGGTATTGAATGGAGCTTGTACAACATCCAGAAGGAATAACACCTTCATCGGACCTGGTAGTAGCCATATAATTTCTCATCATATTTAG
- the LOC25491095 gene encoding uncharacterized protein isoform X3, with translation MLQWMGGSRRKVTASRMSTQKRQKQYFEQRKRQQQNVHMMGSDNHGESSGSGQLYKEHQSLDILNLLNLSQYAKECNSVGQKGREDGDVFAAMPGSVSKNQPRISTKVEITVNTRGYEEEKTGAPLYGQIETSPKKVLPSAPDHQNTAFDGPPSHWRTTDQYSDLSVIDLLCDDGHNPAEEKPPTCEDHVSFSLEGLGKVGIETPTHSPQQRARTTYRHSPFLKDGRKTKLQNLSHVLDDIELEVDTMMQDIGVSPISSTFPSNKSKQSSTIIEDHKYFYDHTDKNGPSISKEFFHKSEDNENNEDTWNEPLASFSMDELEDDFNFCGASRTRSYGNFNAKNLIPEDVRDSSSLLSEESSSATAGRGEYVVHSPSIVTGENRRKHKKVFASPKHKYSTDEDKNRSRSNPSKRKPPHYSNSILQEEIGAQNSWQFEEIYASVDRSSVTTSFYQDLEANFSVFGCKTRPEDPFSVFTTPGYKASPSFGGSKNSASMADSPPPSFTSEKFAFDCSTPLPSFPSSPTGPSLSSDFQFKEGPQDNGGFHCETSSNDMSVQGSATKGERHVKLKKDRHNFFEQEDTFMGDNELSSEKKMEVDAPASDNHAQESEGTADTKPKTTECNETSDSPVHVEEISSSLKIPDKHEESQEDNRKSNCDAETETPLKCKITNEEMKISPPEGRNRVNGKHINNQIFVSSGKVMFESYVFHLRVQKVLNGACTTSRRNNTFIGPGSSHIISHHI, from the exons ATGTTGCAATGGATGGGAGGATCAAGACGGAAAGTTACTGCT TCCAGGATGTCTACACAGAAGAG GCAGAAGCAATACTTTGAACAAAGGAAGCGACAACAACAAAATGTTCATATGATGGGGTCAGATAACCATGGTGAAAGTTCAGGCAGTGGACAACTCTACAAAGAACACCAGTCTCTGGACATTCTTAATTTGCTAAACTTATCACAGTATGCAAAGGAATGCAATTCTGTTGGCCAGAAGG GGAGGGAAGATGGAGATGTCTTTGCTGCAATGCCAGGAAGTGTCTCCAAAAATCAGCCAAGAATATCTACCAAAGTGGAGATTACTGTAAATACTCGCGgatatgaagaagaaa AAACAGGAGCACCTTTATACGGCCAGATTGAAACATCACCAAAGAA GGTTTTACCAAGTGCTCCTGATCACCAGAATACTGCTTTTGATGGACCGCCCAGCCATTGGAGGACAACTGATCAAT acTCAGATTTATCTGTCATTGATCTGCTTTGTGACGATGGGCATAATCCTGCTGAGGAAAAGCCTCCAACCTGTGAAGATCATGTTTCTTTTTCCCTTGAAG GCTTGGGTAAAGTTGGAATAGAGACACCAACCCATTCGCCACAACAACGGGCTAG AACTACATACAGACACTCTCCGTTTCTGAAGGATGGACGGAAGACAAAGTTACAGAACCTTAGCCACGTGCTGGATGACATTGAACTTGAAGTG GATACAATGATGCAAGATATCGGGGTTTCGCCTATCAGTTCAACTTTCCCATCTAACAAATCAAAGCAAAGTTCAACAATTATTGAAGaccacaaatatttttatgaccACACGGACAAAAATGGCCCCTCCATTAGTAAAGAGTTCTTCCACAAATCCGAAGATAATGAAAACAATGAAGACACGTGGAATG aGCCATTGGCTTCATTTTCGATGGACGAATTAGAGGATGATTTTAATTTCTGTGGTGCCAGTAGGACAAG ATCATATGGGAACTTCAACGCAAAAAATTTAATTCCTGAAGATGTAAGAGACAGTTCGAGCTTGTTGAG CGAAGAGTCAAGCTCAGCCACTGctg GGAGGGGTGAGTACGTCGTGCATTCACCATCAATAGTGACAGGAGAGAAcagaagaaaacataaaaaggtTTTCGCAAGCCCCAAGCATAAGTACAGCACGGACGAAGATAAGAACAGAAGTCGGTCAAATCCATCAAAGCGAAAACCTCCTCATTACTCAAACTCTATTCTCCAAGAAGAGATTGGTGCACAAAATAGCTGGCAGTTTGAGGAAATATATGCTTCTGTTGATAGAAGTTCTGTTACCACTTCATTCTATCAAGATTTAGAGGCAAATTTTTCAGTCTTCGGCTGCAAGACTAGACCTGAAGATCCTTTTAGCGTCTTTACTACCCCTGGATACAAGGCTAGTCCTTCCTTTGGTGGATCTAAAAATTCTGCCAGTATGGCAGATTCACCTCCTCCCAGTTTTACCTCGGAAAAGTTTGCATTTGATTGTTCAACTCCACTCCCGAGTTTCCCATCCTCGCCGACCGGGCCAAGTTTATCTTCAGATTTTCAGTTCAAAGAAGGGCCTCAAGACAATGGTGGTTTTCATTGTGAGACTTCATCTAATGATATGTCAGTACAGGGAAGTGCGACCAAAGGGGAGAGACAtgtgaaattgaaaaaagacAGACACAATTTTTTTGAGCAAGAAGATACTTTCATGGGAGATAATGAATTATCCTCAGAAAAGAAAATGGAAGTAGATGCTCCAGCTTCCGATAATCATGCGCAAGAAAGTGAAGGCACAGCAGACACAAAACCTAAGACAACAGAGTGTAACGAAACGTCTGATTCTCCTGTTCATGTGGAGGAGATATCCTCCTCACTGAAGATACCTGACAAACATGAAGAAAGCCAGGAAGATAACAGAAA GAGCAATTGTGATGCTGAAACAGAAACTCCCCTTAAATGTAAAATTACAAACGAAG AAATGAAAATTAGTCCACCTGAAGGAAGAAACAGAGTGAATGGAAAACATATTAACAATCAAATTTTCGTGTCGTCGGGTAAGGTGATGTTTGAAAGCTACGTCTTTCATCTGCGTGTTCAGAAGGTATTGAATGGAGCTTGTACAACATCCAGAAGGAATAACACCTTCATCGGACCTGGTAGTAGCCATATAATTTCTCATCATATTTAG
- the LOC25491095 gene encoding uncharacterized protein isoform X1, which yields MLQWMGGSRRKVTASRMSTQKRQKQYFEQRKRQQQNVHMMGSDNHGESSGSGQLYKEHQSLDILNLLNLSQYAKECNSVGQKGREDGDVFAAMPGSVSKNQPRISTKVEITVNTRGYEEEKTGAPLYGQIETSPKKVLPSAPDHQNTAFDGPPSHWRTTDQYSDLSVIDLLCDDGHNPAEEKPPTCEDHVSFSLEGLGKVGIETPTHSPQQRARTTYRHSPFLKDGRKTKLQNLSHVLDDIELEVDTMMQDIGVSPISSTFPSNKSKQSSTIIEDHKYFYDHTDKNGPSISKEFFHKSEDNENNEDTWNAGFIFPDEKFNKGIGYDTSYENTFQMDRRSPELLKRGAFKMESFGFEDLLPAKWPSSTARKDINMGEPLASFSMDELEDDFNFCGASRTRSYGNFNAKNLIPEDVRDSSSLLSEESSSATAGRGEYVVHSPSIVTGENRRKHKKVFASPKHKYSTDEDKNRSRSNPSKRKPPHYSNSILQEEIGAQNSWQFEEIYASVDRSSVTTSFYQDLEANFSVFGCKTRPEDPFSVFTTPGYKASPSFGGSKNSASMADSPPPSFTSEKFAFDCSTPLPSFPSSPTGPSLSSDFQFKEGPQDNGGFHCETSSNDMSVQGSATKGERHVKLKKDRHNFFEQEDTFMGDNELSSEKKMEVDAPASDNHAQESEGTADTKPKTTECNETSDSPVHVEEISSSLKIPDKHEESQEDNRKSNCDAETETPLKCKITNEEMKISPPEGRNRVNGKHINNQIFVSSGKVMFESYVFHLRVQKVLNGACTTSRRNNTFIGPGSSHIISHHI from the exons ATGTTGCAATGGATGGGAGGATCAAGACGGAAAGTTACTGCT TCCAGGATGTCTACACAGAAGAG GCAGAAGCAATACTTTGAACAAAGGAAGCGACAACAACAAAATGTTCATATGATGGGGTCAGATAACCATGGTGAAAGTTCAGGCAGTGGACAACTCTACAAAGAACACCAGTCTCTGGACATTCTTAATTTGCTAAACTTATCACAGTATGCAAAGGAATGCAATTCTGTTGGCCAGAAGG GGAGGGAAGATGGAGATGTCTTTGCTGCAATGCCAGGAAGTGTCTCCAAAAATCAGCCAAGAATATCTACCAAAGTGGAGATTACTGTAAATACTCGCGgatatgaagaagaaa AAACAGGAGCACCTTTATACGGCCAGATTGAAACATCACCAAAGAA GGTTTTACCAAGTGCTCCTGATCACCAGAATACTGCTTTTGATGGACCGCCCAGCCATTGGAGGACAACTGATCAAT acTCAGATTTATCTGTCATTGATCTGCTTTGTGACGATGGGCATAATCCTGCTGAGGAAAAGCCTCCAACCTGTGAAGATCATGTTTCTTTTTCCCTTGAAG GCTTGGGTAAAGTTGGAATAGAGACACCAACCCATTCGCCACAACAACGGGCTAG AACTACATACAGACACTCTCCGTTTCTGAAGGATGGACGGAAGACAAAGTTACAGAACCTTAGCCACGTGCTGGATGACATTGAACTTGAAGTG GATACAATGATGCAAGATATCGGGGTTTCGCCTATCAGTTCAACTTTCCCATCTAACAAATCAAAGCAAAGTTCAACAATTATTGAAGaccacaaatatttttatgaccACACGGACAAAAATGGCCCCTCCATTAGTAAAGAGTTCTTCCACAAATCCGAAGATAATGAAAACAATGAAGACACGTGGAATG CAGGGTTTATCTTCCCTGATGAGAAATTTAACAAAGGGATAGGATATGATACCTCATATGAGAATACTTTTCAAATGGATCGTAGATCTCCTGAATTATTGAAAAGAGGGGCCTTCAAAATGGAAAGTTTTGGTTTTGAAGACCTCCTTCCGGCGAAATG GCCTTCATCAACAGCTAGGAAAGATATCAACATGGGCG aGCCATTGGCTTCATTTTCGATGGACGAATTAGAGGATGATTTTAATTTCTGTGGTGCCAGTAGGACAAG ATCATATGGGAACTTCAACGCAAAAAATTTAATTCCTGAAGATGTAAGAGACAGTTCGAGCTTGTTGAG CGAAGAGTCAAGCTCAGCCACTGctg GGAGGGGTGAGTACGTCGTGCATTCACCATCAATAGTGACAGGAGAGAAcagaagaaaacataaaaaggtTTTCGCAAGCCCCAAGCATAAGTACAGCACGGACGAAGATAAGAACAGAAGTCGGTCAAATCCATCAAAGCGAAAACCTCCTCATTACTCAAACTCTATTCTCCAAGAAGAGATTGGTGCACAAAATAGCTGGCAGTTTGAGGAAATATATGCTTCTGTTGATAGAAGTTCTGTTACCACTTCATTCTATCAAGATTTAGAGGCAAATTTTTCAGTCTTCGGCTGCAAGACTAGACCTGAAGATCCTTTTAGCGTCTTTACTACCCCTGGATACAAGGCTAGTCCTTCCTTTGGTGGATCTAAAAATTCTGCCAGTATGGCAGATTCACCTCCTCCCAGTTTTACCTCGGAAAAGTTTGCATTTGATTGTTCAACTCCACTCCCGAGTTTCCCATCCTCGCCGACCGGGCCAAGTTTATCTTCAGATTTTCAGTTCAAAGAAGGGCCTCAAGACAATGGTGGTTTTCATTGTGAGACTTCATCTAATGATATGTCAGTACAGGGAAGTGCGACCAAAGGGGAGAGACAtgtgaaattgaaaaaagacAGACACAATTTTTTTGAGCAAGAAGATACTTTCATGGGAGATAATGAATTATCCTCAGAAAAGAAAATGGAAGTAGATGCTCCAGCTTCCGATAATCATGCGCAAGAAAGTGAAGGCACAGCAGACACAAAACCTAAGACAACAGAGTGTAACGAAACGTCTGATTCTCCTGTTCATGTGGAGGAGATATCCTCCTCACTGAAGATACCTGACAAACATGAAGAAAGCCAGGAAGATAACAGAAA GAGCAATTGTGATGCTGAAACAGAAACTCCCCTTAAATGTAAAATTACAAACGAAG AAATGAAAATTAGTCCACCTGAAGGAAGAAACAGAGTGAATGGAAAACATATTAACAATCAAATTTTCGTGTCGTCGGGTAAGGTGATGTTTGAAAGCTACGTCTTTCATCTGCGTGTTCAGAAGGTATTGAATGGAGCTTGTACAACATCCAGAAGGAATAACACCTTCATCGGACCTGGTAGTAGCCATATAATTTCTCATCATATTTAG